The Salvelinus namaycush isolate Seneca chromosome 19, SaNama_1.0, whole genome shotgun sequence DNA window CACTACCATGccttcctccccaattaaggtgccaccaacctcctgtgacgtCTATAGCCAAGAAAAAAATATATGCAAGTTATGTTGCTGAAATTATAAAGACAGCTTACTCAAACTTGCTGTTTTTTGTAGAAAGGAATCCATTAACAAGGTCCTTGTCATCGTTTCACTTAAATCTAAATAATAAAACTAATTTTCTGGATATTGCTTCTTATTGGCCTCACAGTCCTTGTCTGAAACCTGGGTATCCCTTGGTTGCTCTGCCAGAGTCTCACACCCTGCAGCTTGAGTCTGAGAGGGTTTACCCTCTATGGAGGTATCACAGGGTGTATTTGCTGGAGATCTACAGTTTCCTGACTGTAACTCTATTTCCCCCACTACTCCATCTGTTATAAAAAGGTTCATCATTGACTCTGCCACCTCCTCTCTCAGCTCATCTTCAGACTCCTCAAAGTTCCTGAGGAAGGAGAGATTGAAAAATGTAGGAAGAATGAAATGTCATAAAGGTTGGCCTAGTAACACAAGCACATTGTCAGCATCAGACCAGTGTCACACTCACGTGTCGTCATCATCCGACCTGGGCTCTAGACGCTCCTCGTCCATCTCCACATCTGAGTCTTTATTCTCCTCCGCTTTTTCCTTTGTTTCAgctccctcttcctcctgctccttGGCGCGGTCTTTCTCAGTCAATGGTTCTAAGAGGAAAGGTGTCTAATTGCTGTGCTCTTGTATTTGAGAATCCTAGACctggggagaatctcaattgcatactcctcgcatcctctccttctcaaaacccaaaGCCAGAGGTCCCGTCCATGTGACTTTCGAGAGGACGCGATGAGTATACAATCGAGATTCTCCCTATCAATCTAAAACCCTGGGGTCAAGTCTAAGAGAGTCTGACCTGGCATTACGGAGTCCAGGGTGGAGGTTAGCTCAGCCTGGCCCAAAGCATGGAGCAGGGTGTTGGGGGGACCCTCTCCCCACTGTCTCCTCTCCCCTATTGCCTTCCCCTCGAGATCTGCAGCGTCACCTGGGGGAAGGAAGAGAGTACAGTACTGACCCTGCTGAACACTGACACCAAGGgtaattgttttttttaaactcctGCGTCCTCTCTTGAGGAGAGGCGGCAAGGAGAGGGAAAGTGGACAAAAATGCACTTGTATGAAGTTAGACTCCTTCTCCAATCACATGTCATCAGGCAAATTCCATATACAGGGTGAAATTCCAAAATAAATGTGTACATTCGTAAAACTATTTAAGTTAGTTGTTCAAGACATTTTATAGATTAAAGGATAAGTAGCGTATAGTTTTTAAATGTTTAAGTTTTCCTCCTGCAAGAAAACAGCTGATTTAAAGGGGGTGTGGCGGATTAAAAAACACATCCGCACTTGCCGCTGGGAGGATACTCTTGTGGATCCTTTGGCGAAGTAGGTAATTGAGGAGGGTAGCATACTCCTCGGTTCGCCTACTAACGAATTGACACTCTCCTTGACCACTTATTGGTTTCTGGGACacgaaggagagaggacagaggaggtatTGGTCCTGGCCGcttcaaaacccattggaggaccgctggctttctcatccaatgggttttgagaaggaggcaaggagagaggacgcgaggagtatgcaattcaGATTCTTCCATTGTGTCCCTTCCACTCACCCAGTTCAGGCACAGCCATGGTGGTACACACTGATGACACGTCCATCTCAGCCAGGGCATCCAGTAGGGTCTGTGGTGCTGCCTGGCCCCACCCCTTCCTCACCTCAGACCTGGGGGTGCCTTCATCCTGCCCTGCCCCCAATCCTGCCCCGGACCAATCCCTGTGCCTCAGGTCCTCCCCTGCCTGGAAGCTCAGGGTCTGGTTCAGTGGGTCCACctcactcacagacagacagacagacagacagacagacagacagacagacagacagacagacagacagacagacagacagacagacagacacacagacagacacacagacagacacacagacagacacagacacacacaccgggTAAACGGTGAGATGCTTGAGAGCCCCACCATTGTCCTACACCACACACCACGTTGAAATGAACATACTCACTTAGGCAACATGGTAACATGTCATCTTTTACCTCTTTCTCGTCTTCCTTTTTGTCCTCCTCTATTCTCACCtcatccctcttctcctctttttctTTGTCTTCATCCTCTTGAATCCTTTCGTCATTTAACTTGATCTCAAACATGATAGCTTTCTTGTCTTTGTGCTTCTTCTgtagctctctcctctccagtctgttcTCCTGCCTGATCTGTCTCAGGGCTCCTTCAATGTCCtaaatgttgcagatagaaatttAAGATACAGGCCTGAAATTATTATTTATTGTGAGAGACTTCTGTTTAACACAATCCATTTCTATGTGAATGTTCGCAATAAGCCCCTGGTCTTACCTGGTCAGgttggggtctgtctctgtcctggtcTCCACTATGTGTTGGTGGCTCTatgtgtctgggcttctctaccagGTATGTGCCTGGTTTCACTTGTGGCTGGGGCTGAAAAGATATGTCTGTTCTGTTAATATCAATGACATTATATAGACTTAAATTCTGGAAAAATCTGTGTTTGGTACAGTGAGAATGGTATTAGAAAGGTGCAGTGGTGTTATGCAGATAGCACGTGGTTGTGATAAAGAATGGTAGGGCATAGGGAATGACAGAGAAACCTTTATGTCAGTATGTTGTTGTGTTTACCTCAGCATCAGCTCTCATTCTGATATCTCTCATCTCATTATAATATTGCTGTCTGATGTGCTGCAACTTCCGTAGATACTCCTATACATATAGACATGAACCTGAATGTttgacaaataaacaataaatcaCGTATTCACTTTTCTGCACCTTCTCCTGCCGTTCCGTCTTACCTGCTGCCCATCCTGCCTCCTGTCGTGAGGTGTGGGTGGATGTGCAGGTCGCCCTGCCCCCTGGTCCTGCTCAGGCTGTCTGTAATGCTCAGTGTCTGCTGTGGAGGGCCGCAGGCCCTGGGGGTGAAAAAGGGAAGGGCCAGGGTTCATATTTACAGATATTACAGTTACAATACATCAGCAGCATATCCAGTTTTTCTAGTATTTAACAGAAGCCAGCAAACAGCTGGCTGTTTCAGCATAATACAGCCTGAGACCCACCAGCTGTTTCTCTGCCCTCAGCTTGTACTGGTtggcctcctgtctcctctgGCGGTATTCATCATGAGCAGCAGCCACCCTGAAGGCCGAACACACACAAATTAACAAACGCCTGCAAACCCTGTATCTCGCAAGGACCAGGTTTGAAGAACACGTCATTATTCTATAATTATGGTTATGCTTGACTGAACACTCACAATTGATAAGGTTCTGGGTGATTCTCTCTGTCATCATAGCGCTCCACAGGTCTCTCCTGAACCACCGGAGGATGacaggagggaagaggaggacgaggaggtagaggagagtatCTCCTCTGGATGGCGTCCAGCTGGGCATAGTGGTGGTCGTAAGGGTTGACTTCAGCCTGACCGTCCCACCTGGGGTTCTGTTGACCGTACTGTCTGGCCACTGGAACCCTAATCTGTGCTGCTCGTGGATGAAACGGCTGATGAACAAAACATAAACCCAAAAGATAAGATGGAACAAGATAAAATGGAATTTCAGTGGTACAGTTCTAGGAACATGCTTTCATGTTGTAGCTGTTATACAATAGTAGGCTACTGTAGGAGTAACTGATATAGTTGGTCTTTAGACAGGTGAGTTACTTTGTGCTGTGGCATGACTCTGGTAGGGGGTTTCCAATCTGGTTTGGGGGGCGGTTTCTTCACCGAGGGCCCAGGCTTCGACCGAGGAGGAGGCCTCTCTGAGACTCTGGCTTTGGGGACTATTTCTGGACCCAACAGAGGATGAATTAAAAAGGAGATACATACAGTATGCAGCTAACAGATAGGAGGTAAATCATTGTGATGAAATATCacaagctacaggactgttttgctatcacagactggaatgtgTTCCCGGGATTCCCCCGATGTCattgagtacaccacatcagtcactggcttcatcaataagtgcatcgacgacctcgtctccacagtgaccgtacgtacataacccaaccagaagccatggattacaggcaatatccgaactgagctaaagggtagagctgccgctttcaaggagcggaactctaacccggaagcctataagaaatcctgctatgccctccgacgaccCATTAagcaggcaaagcgtcaatacaggactaagattgaatcgtaatACACTGGCTCCGATTCTCgtcggatgtggtagggcttgctaaaccattacagactacaaagagaagcacagccgcgGGCTTCCCAGTGACACGATCCTACCAGAAGAGTTAAAttacttttatgctcgcttcgaggcaagtaacaccgtgtgatcactctctctgtagccaatgtgaggaagacctttaaacaggtcaacatccacaaggccgcagggccagacggattaccaggatgtgtactcccaGCATGCGCTGACTAACTGGCAAGTgccttcactaacattttcaacctgtccctgactgagtctgtaataccaacatgtttcaagcagaccaccatagtccctgtgctcaagaacactaaggcaacctgcctaaatgaatacCGACAGGTAGCACTcaagtctgtagccatgaagtgctttaaaaggctggtcatggctaacatcaacaccattatcccagaaaccctagacccactccaatttgcataccgccccaacagatccacagatgatgcaatctctattgcactcaacactgcccttccccacctgaacaaaagcaacacctatgtgagatagctattcattgactacagatcagcgttcaacaccatagtgccctcaaagctcatcactaagctaaggaccctgggactaaacatttccctctgcaactggatcctagacttcctgacgggccgcccccaggtggtaagggtaggtaacaacacatccaccacgctgatactcaacacgggggcccctcaggggtgcatggtcagtcccctcctgtactccctgttcacttgtgactgcatggccaggcatgactccaacaccatcatcaagtttgccgatgacacaacagtggtaggcctgatcaccgacaatgatgaaacagcctatagggaggaggtcagagacctggccgtgtggtgccaggacaacaactctccctcaacgtaatcaagacaaaggagatgattgtggactacaggaaaaggaggacaaagCACGCTCCCATTCTTATCGACAGGGCTGTATTGGAGCAGGatgagagattcaagttccttggtgtccacatcaccaacaaactatcatggtccaaacacactaaaacagtcatgaagagggcacgacaaaacctatttcccctcagcAGACTGAGAAGAttcggcatgggtcctcagatcctcaaaaggttctacagctgcaccatcgagagcatcctgactggttgcatcactgcctggtatgacaactgctcggcctccgaccgcaaagcactacagagggaagtacatacggcccagtacatctctggtgccaagcttcctgccatccaggacctctataccaggcggtgtctgaggaaggcccataaaaatggtcaaagactccaaccaccctagtcatagactgttctctctgctaccgcacggcaagcggtaccggagcgccaaatctagatcaaaaaggcttctaaacagcttctacccccaagccataagactcctgaacagctaatcaaagggctacccaaacccctttttttacgctgctgctactctctggttattatctatgcatattcactttacctacatgtacatattacctcaattacctcgaccatccggtgcccccgcacattgactctgtaccggtaccccctgtatatacagttgaagtcggaagtttacatacaccttagccaaatacatttaaactcagtttttcacaattcctgacatttaatcctagtaaagattccctgtcttaggtcagttaggatcaccgctttagtttaagaatgtgaaatgtcagaataatagtagagaaaatgatttatttcagcttttatttctttcatcacattcccagttggtcagaagtttacatacactcaatagtatttggtagcattgcctttaaattgtttaacttgggtcaaacattttgggtagccttccacaaacttagCACAATAAGCtatgtgaattttggcccattcctcctgacagagctggtgtaactgagtcaggtttgtaggcctccttgcttgcacacactttttcagttctgcccacaaattttctatgggattgaggtcagggctttgtgatggccactccaataccttgactttgttgtacttaagccattttgctacaactttggaagtatccttggggtcattgtccatttggaagacccatttgcgaccaagctttaacttcctgactgaggtcttgagatgttgcttcaaaatatccacataattgtcctccctcatgccgccatctattttgtgaagtgcaccagtccctcctgcagcaaagcacccccacaaaatgatgctgccaccctcgtgcttcatggttgggatggtgtttttcagctttcaagcctccccctttttcctccaaacataacgatggtcattatggccaaacagtactatttttgtttcatcagaccaaaaagtacaatctttgtccccatgtgcagttgcaaaccgtagtctggctttttttatggcggttttggagcaggggcttcttccatgctgagcggcctttcaggttatgtcgatatatgactcgttttactgtggatatcgataattttgtacctgttttctccagcatcttcacaaggtcctttcctgttgttctgggattgatttgcacttttcgcaccaaagtgcgttcatctctaggagacagaacgcgtcttcttcctaagcggtatgacagttgcgtggtcccatggtgtttatacttgcgtactattgtttgtacagatgagcatggtaccttcaggcatttggagaaagaaattctgaggtcttggctgatttcttttgattttcccatgatgtcaagcaaagaggcactgagtttgaaggtaggccttgaaatacatccacaggtagacctccaattgactcaaatgatgtcaattagcctatcagaagcttctaaagccatgacataattttctggaattttccaagctgtttaaaggcacagtcaacttagtgtatgtaaacttctgattcactggaattgtgatacagtgaattatatgtgaaataatctgtctgtaaacaattgttgtaaaaatgacttgtgtcgtgcacaaagtagatgtcctaaccgacttgccaaaactatattttgttaacaagaaatgtgtggagtggttgaaaaacatagttttaatgactccaacctaagtgtatgtaaacttccgacttcaactgtaggctcgctattattattttactgcttcTGTTTGATTAATTGTtacttttgttttttattttctattttttacttaacacttattttcttaaaatcttcttaaagcattgttggttaagggctattcagtaagcatttcactgtaaggtgttgtattcggcgcatgtgacaaataaaatttgatttgatttgacatcattGTGATGTTGAGTTGGCATACCCAGACAAGCCAATGTTGCTATAATGGTACCATAACAATACAGGTGCCAGAAT harbors:
- the LOC120063964 gene encoding serine/threonine-protein kinase Nek5-like, whose amino-acid sequence is MNQYEVVHQIGEGAFGKAFLALDRDRDWGGESQCVVKEINLRKMSPMEKEASKKEVILLAKMKHPNIVTFFKSFQESTKLYIVMEYCDGGDLMKKISMQRGVMFTEEQIVDWFVQICLGLKHIHDRKVLHRDIKAQNIFLTKKGMKAKLGDFGIARMLNNTMELARTCVGTPYYLSPEICDNRPYNNKTDIWSLGCVLYELCTLRHPFEGNSLRQLVVKICRGRYNPVSTRYSYDLRLLVTQLFKVSPRDRPSVNSVLKRPFLEKHISKHLDPQVIEEEFSHTVLHRKRAAGPLPRVRAAPLHTVCISFLIHPLLGPEIVPKARVSERPPPRSKPGPSVKKPPPKPDWKPPTRVMPQHKPFHPRAAQIRVPVARQYGQQNPRWDGQAEVNPYDHHYAQLDAIQRRYSPLPPRPPLPSCHPPVVQERPVERYDDRENHPEPYQLVAAAHDEYRQRRQEANQYKLRAEKQLGLRPSTADTEHYRQPEQDQGAGRPAHPPTPHDRRQDGQQEYLRKLQHIRQQYYNEMRDIRMRADAEPQPQVKPGTYLVEKPRHIEPPTHSGDQDRDRPQPDQDIEGALRQIRQENRLERRELQKKHKDKKAIMFEIKLNDERIQEDEDKEKEEKRDEVDPLNQTLSFQAGEDLRHRDWSGAGLGAGQDEGTPRSEVRKGWGQAAPQTLLDALAEMDVSSVCTTMAVPELGDAADLEGKAIGERRQWGEGPPNTLLHALGQAELTSTLDSVMPEPLTEKDRAKEQEEEGAETKEKAEENKDSDVEMDEERLEPRSDDDDTNFEESEDELREEVAESMMNLFITDGVVGEIELQSGNCRSPANTPCDTSIEGKPSQTQAAGCETLAEQPRDTQVSDKDCEANKKQYPEN